A window from Triticum aestivum cultivar Chinese Spring chromosome 6D, IWGSC CS RefSeq v2.1, whole genome shotgun sequence encodes these proteins:
- the LOC123141315 gene encoding scopoletin glucosyltransferase-like, with the protein MAITTNNNNGAAAPTHAANGAGNQAGRDHVVVFPFMAKGHTLPLLHFATALAVHQKNLHITMVVTPANLAFARSRLPASVRLAVLPFPSLPPLPSGVESTDTLPGPDLYPTFLRATALLRAPFAEFMASLPAPPLVLVSDSFLGFTHRVAADAGVRRIVFQGMSCFSMATCRSLITSPPPSVAEHGASFHVSHMPEHVRITAADVPDTITRLGDAEDPVTRFLIDDIGKSDARSWGVLVNSFAMLEEDYVSAFMSFYQPGARAWLVGPLFLAAGDVPEREEEQDPEGCLAWLDEMAERPESVVYVSFGTQAHVSDEQLDELARGLVPSGHPFLWAVRSGTWSPPVDAGPHGRIVRGWIPQRSVLAHPAVGGFVSHCGWNSVMESLAAGKPWPQMAEQHLNAHHVTHIIGAGVRIMAAGGAGAVVGRAEVEHKIRRLMDAGDSDGQKMRAKAAWAQKAAKSAVSDGGTSHVALLKLVEELQGSYCDVIAADDNQINRPRRDDTDAHDL; encoded by the coding sequence ATGGCcatcaccaccaacaacaacaacggtGCCGCCGCACCCACCCATGCCGCGAACGGAGCGGGCAACCAGGCCGGCCGCGACCACGTAGTCGTGTTCCCGTTCATGGCGAAGGGCCACACCCTCCCACTGCTTCACTTCGCCACGGCGCTCGCCGTGCACCAAAAGAACCTCCACATCACCATGGTCGTCACGCCCGCCAACCTCGCCTTCGCCCGCAGCCGTCTCCCGGCGTCGGTGCGCCTCGCGGTGCTCCCGTTCCCCTCGCTGCCGCCGCTGCCATCTGGCGTCGAGTCCACGGACACCCTGCCCGGCCCGGACCTCTACCCGACGTTCCTGCGCGCCACGGCGCTCCTGCGGGCGCCATTCGCGGAGTTCATGGCGTCGCTCCCGGCCCCGCCGCTCGTGCTCGTCTCCGACTCCTTCCTCGGGTTCACGCACCGCGTCGCGGCCGACGCGGGCGTCCGCCGCATCGTGTTCCAAGGCATGTCCTGCTTCTCGATGGCCACCTGCAGATCGCTCATCACGAGCCCGCCGCCGTCTGTCGCTGAGCACGGCGCAAGCTTCCACGTCTCCCATATGCCGGAACACGTGAGGATCACGGCAGCGGATGTCCCGGACACGATCACCAGGCTCGGCGACGCCGAGGACCCAGTGACTCGGTTCCTTATCGATGACATCGGCAAGTCCGACGCGCGCAGCTGGGGCGTCCTGGTCAACAGCTTCGCCATGCTGGAAGAGGACTACGTATCGGCCTTCATGTCGTTCTACCAGCCGGGCGCGCGCGCCTGGCTGGTGGGCCCTCtgtttctcgccgccggcgacgtgCCGGAGCGCGAGGAGGAGCAGGACCCGGAGGGGTGCCTCGCCTGGCTCGACGAGATGGCGGAGCGGCCGGAGTCGGTGGTCTATGTGTCGTTCGGCACGCAGGCCCATGTCTCCGACGAGCAGCTGGACGAGCtggcgcgcgggctggtgccgtcCGGCCACCCATTCCTCTGGGCCGTCCGGTCCGGAACGTGGTCGCCGCCGGTGGACGCGGGGCCGCACGGAAGGATCGTCCGCGGGTGGATCCCGCAGAGGAGCGTGCTAGCTCACCCCGCGGTGGGAGGGTTCGTGAGCCACTGCGGGTGGAACTCGGTGATGGAGAGCCTGGCAGCGGGGAAGCCGTGGCCACAGATGGCCGAGCAGCACCTGAACGCGCACCACGTCACGCACATCATCGGCGCCGGGGTGAGGATAATGGCCGCCGGGGGCGCGGGGGCCGTGGTGGGTAGGGCGGAGGTGGAGCACAAGATCAGGAGGCTGATGGACGCCGGCGACTCGGACGGGCAGAAAATGCGAGCGAAGGCGGCCTGGGCTCAGAAGGCGGCCAAGTCAGCGGTGAGCGACGGTGGGACCTCACATGTCGCCTTGCTGAAGCTGGTGGAAGAGCTGCAGGGGAGCTACTGTGACGTCATCGCGGCGGACGATAATCAAATCAATCGGCCGCGACGGGACGATACGGACGCCCATGATTTGTGA